The Planctomycetota bacterium genome has a window encoding:
- a CDS encoding C45 family autoproteolytic acyltransferase/hydrolase → MFAERIRHHSRLAMLAAYALAAQLCTGCYVLKESVVKAPHPMEAGAVEHGRFVRVEGVGVLTLWGNPYERGFAQGRLLAPAILDMVDAVCGSNLLLTHKKDYERVILPLVERFEFEPDYELELQGIFDGVRQALGDGAVLRRLGRPLTRNDLKAYNTAGDWCRQACSTFAAWGHRTRDGHVWVGRNFDFLPVKAFFSHQMLVVHEAHEGKRAFAAVTAPGMIGCLTGINEAGVFVSVHDVFLPRRPLEGSYSPRLLVLRRLMENCSATDLAAQAVPLLEARQQMFDNAILLAAPVTDGTPPALVFEYNNDYANDRGVTVRGPAENEPELAQEMLACTNHFRKRRKQPFALADYRYPLLRRVLHAETRGEEKLGFEAARKAMGAVRLPITSHTVVADLNTLDFWFATGEFLEPPHRGDFVKLPVKSWLAGK, encoded by the coding sequence GTGTTCGCAGAGCGCATCCGACACCATAGCCGCTTGGCGATGCTGGCCGCCTACGCTCTCGCGGCGCAGCTCTGCACGGGCTGCTACGTGCTCAAGGAATCCGTCGTCAAGGCCCCGCACCCGATGGAGGCGGGAGCCGTCGAGCACGGGCGCTTCGTGCGGGTCGAGGGCGTGGGTGTGCTCACGCTGTGGGGCAACCCCTACGAGCGCGGCTTCGCCCAGGGCCGGCTCCTGGCACCCGCCATCCTGGACATGGTGGACGCCGTGTGCGGCTCGAACCTGCTGCTGACACACAAGAAGGACTACGAACGGGTGATCCTGCCGCTGGTCGAGCGATTCGAGTTCGAGCCTGACTACGAGCTGGAGCTACAGGGCATCTTCGACGGCGTGAGGCAGGCCCTCGGCGACGGCGCGGTGTTACGGCGGCTCGGCCGGCCGCTCACACGGAACGACCTGAAGGCCTATAACACGGCGGGCGACTGGTGCCGTCAGGCCTGCTCGACCTTCGCCGCCTGGGGCCACCGCACGAGGGACGGCCACGTGTGGGTCGGCCGCAACTTCGACTTTCTGCCCGTCAAGGCGTTCTTCTCGCACCAGATGCTCGTGGTGCACGAGGCCCACGAGGGCAAGCGCGCCTTCGCCGCCGTGACCGCGCCGGGGATGATCGGCTGCCTCACCGGCATCAACGAGGCCGGCGTGTTCGTCTCCGTGCACGACGTGTTCCTGCCCCGCCGCCCGCTGGAGGGGAGCTACAGCCCGCGCCTGCTGGTGCTGCGGCGGCTGATGGAGAACTGCTCGGCCACCGACCTGGCGGCGCAGGCCGTGCCGCTGCTCGAGGCGCGTCAGCAGATGTTCGACAACGCGATCCTCCTCGCCGCGCCCGTCACAGATGGCACGCCGCCCGCCCTCGTTTTCGAGTACAACAACGACTACGCGAATGACCGCGGCGTCACGGTACGCGGGCCCGCAGAGAACGAGCCCGAGTTGGCCCAGGAGATGCTCGCCTGCACGAACCACTTCCGCAAGCGCCGCAAGCAGCCCTTCGCACTCGCCGACTACCGCTATCCCCTGCTGCGGCGCGTGCTCCACGCCGAGACGCGCGGCGAGGAGAAGCTCGGCTTCGAGGCCGCCCGGAAGGCCATGGGGGCGGTTCGCCTCCCCATCACCTCGCACACCGTCGTGGCCGACCTGAACACGCTGGACTTCTGGTTCGCCACGGGCGAGTTCCTCGAGCCGCCGCACCGGGGCGACTTCGTGAAGCTGCCCGTGAAGAGCTGGCTCGCGGGCAAGTAG
- a CDS encoding BNR-4 repeat-containing protein yields MFARPPRIARAALALAIASAGMAGEKLMQGTLVSPPKDDGYRGIWYFNQPSKDEYVYKYSGGLGTYPANHIPFCLYAPAANKTFFVYGGTSKGKHNLLEMVSFYDHATGTVPRPRVLHDKQTDDAHDNPVLSMDGDGHLWVFCSSHGTSRPSFIYRSVKPYDIEAFELTLKTNFSYPQPWWIEGKGFLFLHTLYRKGRMLHWSTSPDGRTWSEPQRLAGIAEGHYQVSWPHKGKVGTAFMYHPLKLGLNWRTNLYYLETDDLGKTWKTADGKTITPPLTEVKNEALLRDYEAEKLLVYIHSLSFDAQGRPIILYLTSKGYQSGPANGPRTWTTAHWTGTEWAFRPVTTSESNYDCGCLHVEPDGTWRVIGPTEPGPQPYNPGGEMALWTSQDEGKTWTMARPMTKGSPYNHTYARRPLGAHPDFYAFWADGHARQPSDSRLYFCDKAGNVRRLPPLMKEENETPLPVD; encoded by the coding sequence ATGTTCGCACGTCCCCCACGTATCGCCCGCGCCGCACTTGCGCTCGCCATCGCCAGCGCGGGCATGGCAGGAGAAAAGCTGATGCAGGGAACACTGGTGTCGCCCCCAAAGGACGACGGCTATCGCGGCATCTGGTACTTCAACCAGCCTTCGAAGGACGAGTACGTCTACAAGTACAGCGGCGGCCTGGGCACCTACCCCGCCAACCACATCCCCTTCTGCCTCTACGCCCCCGCCGCGAACAAGACGTTTTTCGTCTACGGCGGCACGTCGAAGGGCAAGCATAACCTACTGGAAATGGTGAGCTTCTACGACCACGCGACGGGCACCGTGCCCCGCCCCCGCGTCCTGCACGACAAGCAGACCGACGACGCGCACGACAACCCCGTGCTCTCGATGGACGGCGACGGCCACCTGTGGGTCTTCTGCTCATCCCACGGCACATCGCGCCCGTCGTTCATCTACCGCAGCGTGAAACCCTACGACATCGAGGCGTTCGAGCTCACGCTCAAGACCAACTTCTCGTATCCCCAGCCCTGGTGGATCGAGGGCAAGGGCTTCCTCTTCCTCCACACGCTCTATCGCAAAGGGCGCATGCTCCACTGGTCCACCAGCCCCGACGGGCGCACCTGGAGCGAGCCGCAGCGCCTGGCCGGCATCGCCGAAGGCCACTACCAGGTGAGCTGGCCCCACAAGGGCAAGGTCGGCACCGCCTTCATGTACCACCCCCTCAAGCTCGGCCTCAACTGGCGCACGAACCTCTACTACCTCGAAACCGACGACCTGGGCAAGACCTGGAAGACCGCCGACGGCAAGACCATCACCCCGCCGCTGACCGAGGTGAAGAACGAGGCCCTCCTCCGCGACTATGAGGCCGAGAAGCTCCTCGTCTACATCCACAGCCTGAGCTTCGACGCCCAGGGGCGCCCCATCATCCTCTACCTCACGAGCAAGGGCTACCAGAGCGGCCCTGCCAACGGCCCCCGCACCTGGACCACCGCCCACTGGACAGGCACGGAGTGGGCCTTCCGCCCCGTCACCACGTCGGAGAGCAACTACGACTGCGGCTGCCTCCACGTCGAGCCCGACGGCACCTGGCGCGTCATCGGCCCCACCGAGCCCGGCCCCCAGCCCTACAACCCCGGCGGCGAGATGGCCCTGTGGACGAGCCAGGACGAGGGGAAGACCTGGACGATGGCCCGCCCGATGACGAAGGGCAGCCCCTACAATCACACCTACGCCCGCCGCCCGCTCGGCGCCCACCCCGACTTCTACGCATTCTGGGCCGATGGCCACGCGCGCCAGCCGTCCGACTCGCGCCTCTACTTCTGCGACAAGGCGGGCAACGTCCGCCGCCTGCCGCCGCTGATGAAAGAGGAGAACGAAACGCCCCTGCCGGTGGACTGA